A stretch of the Massilia sp. W12 genome encodes the following:
- a CDS encoding phosphoglycolate phosphatase — protein sequence MHTLSPPQIHALPARLLRAVLLDLDGTLVDTAGDFCVAINAMRAEYGLGALAQHDILRHVGKGSEHLVQGVLAADWPAAQVEQTWPQALQRYQFHYQACNGVHSALYPEVMEGLQALRELGLRLACVTNKPLAFAKPLLLHFGLAPYMELVYGGDSWPQKKPHPQALLQACEAFGLHPSCVLMVGDSENDARAARAAGCPVWLLPYGYNHGQDVQETDSDGIVNTLLQAAQAIAVHQQRFHI from the coding sequence ATGCACACCTTGTCGCCGCCGCAAATCCACGCCTTGCCGGCGCGCCTCTTGCGCGCCGTGTTGCTGGATTTGGATGGCACCCTGGTCGATACCGCCGGCGATTTTTGTGTGGCGATCAACGCCATGCGCGCCGAATACGGCTTAGGCGCGCTGGCGCAGCATGACATCCTGCGCCATGTCGGCAAGGGCAGCGAACATCTGGTGCAAGGCGTGCTGGCGGCGGATTGGCCGGCTGCGCAAGTTGAGCAAACCTGGCCGCAGGCGCTGCAACGCTATCAATTCCATTACCAAGCCTGCAATGGCGTGCACAGCGCCTTGTATCCTGAAGTGATGGAAGGTTTGCAGGCCCTGCGCGAACTTGGTTTGCGTCTGGCCTGCGTGACCAATAAGCCGCTGGCTTTCGCCAAGCCGCTGCTGCTGCATTTCGGCCTGGCGCCGTATATGGAGCTGGTGTATGGCGGCGATTCCTGGCCGCAAAAAAAGCCGCATCCGCAAGCTTTGCTGCAAGCCTGCGAGGCATTCGGCTTGCATCCTTCCTGCGTGCTGATGGTGGGCGATTCGGAAAACGATGCGCGCGCCGCGCGCGCCGCCGGTTGCCCGGTGTGGCTGCTGCCTTATGGCTATAACCACGGACAGGACGTGCAGGAAACCGATTCTGATGGTATAGTAAATACGCTTTTACAAGCTGCGCAGGCGATTGCCGTGCATCAGCAGCGTTTCCATATTTAA
- a CDS encoding transporter substrate-binding domain-containing protein: MSLSRITFAAVGLFCASAAFAGADLICYSTAFAPYVIEQDGKISGIDVDVVAEAGRRAGIHVQFRLLPWVRLENEVRNGPMSEVNCAFAYTSNPQRQTYMDFMQEPLKITRYQVFVRKGDFAQWRGVADLQGKRIGLRRGFVVPGEFEAMRKKNSFVVEEVDDDVNNFRKLSLGRIDALVANADVGALVMQQLQLSQVHALSPALVETPTYLVFNKASRMQDKAALLDRSLRKMQEEGVMAKIRAKYLGAGG, encoded by the coding sequence ATGTCTCTTTCCCGTATCACTTTTGCCGCTGTCGGCCTCTTCTGCGCCAGCGCTGCGTTTGCCGGCGCAGACTTGATTTGCTACAGCACTGCGTTTGCGCCCTATGTGATTGAGCAGGACGGCAAAATCAGCGGAATTGATGTTGATGTGGTGGCCGAAGCCGGGCGGCGCGCCGGCATTCATGTGCAATTCCGTCTCTTGCCATGGGTCAGATTGGAAAACGAAGTGCGCAACGGCCCCATGTCTGAGGTGAATTGCGCGTTTGCCTACACCAGCAATCCACAGCGCCAGACTTACATGGATTTCATGCAGGAACCGCTGAAAATCACGCGTTATCAAGTATTTGTGCGCAAAGGCGATTTTGCGCAATGGCGCGGCGTGGCGGATTTGCAGGGCAAGCGGATCGGCTTGCGGCGCGGCTTTGTCGTGCCGGGCGAATTTGAAGCCATGCGCAAAAAGAACAGCTTTGTGGTGGAGGAAGTGGATGACGATGTGAATAATTTCCGCAAACTCAGCCTGGGCCGGATTGATGCGCTGGTGGCGAATGCCGATGTGGGCGCGCTGGTGATGCAGCAATTACAGTTGAGCCAGGTGCATGCCTTATCGCCCGCGCTGGTCGAAACGCCGACCTATCTGGTATTTAATAAAGCCAGCAGAATGCAAGACAAAGCCGCCTTATTGGATCGCAGTTTGCGTAAGATGCAGGAAGAAGGCGTGATGGCGAAAATCCGCGCCAAATATCTGGGCGCAGGCGGCTGA
- the rpe gene encoding ribulose-phosphate 3-epimerase, whose translation MTQYRIAPSILSADFARLGEEVRNVIAAGADLIHFDVMDNHYVPNLTVGPLVCQAIRPHVSVPIDVHLMVKPVDRIIPDFAKAGADIITFHPEGSEHIDRSLQLIRDHGCKAGLVFNPATPLHCLEHVMDKLDIILLMSVNPGFGGQAFIPHTLEKVKQVRRMIDASGRDIMLEVDGGIKAANIAEVARAGADTFVAGSAIFSQPDYHAAIAQMRAELAKV comes from the coding sequence ATGACTCAATACCGTATCGCTCCCAGCATTCTGTCTGCCGATTTCGCCCGTCTGGGCGAGGAAGTGCGCAATGTGATCGCCGCAGGCGCCGATTTGATCCATTTCGATGTGATGGACAACCACTATGTGCCGAATCTGACTGTGGGGCCGCTGGTGTGTCAGGCGATCCGGCCCCATGTCAGCGTGCCGATTGATGTGCATCTGATGGTCAAGCCGGTCGATCGCATCATCCCCGACTTCGCCAAAGCCGGCGCAGACATCATCACATTTCACCCGGAAGGCTCGGAACATATCGACCGCAGCTTGCAATTGATCCGCGATCATGGCTGCAAAGCCGGCCTGGTGTTCAATCCGGCCACCCCGCTGCATTGTCTGGAGCATGTGATGGATAAGCTGGACATCATTTTGCTGATGTCGGTGAATCCGGGCTTCGGCGGCCAGGCATTCATTCCGCACACGCTGGAAAAAGTGAAACAGGTGCGGCGCATGATTGACGCTTCCGGGCGCGACATCATGCTGGAAGTCGATGGCGGCATCAAGGCGGCAAATATTGCGGAAGTGGCGCGCGCCGGGGCGGACACCTTTGTCGCCGGTTCCGCCATCTTCAGCCAGCCGGATTACCACGCCGCGATTGCGCAAATGCGCGCCGAATTGGCCAAAGTGTAA